From one Stieleria sp. JC731 genomic stretch:
- a CDS encoding formylglycine-generating enzyme family protein, which produces MPLATLFTRPLSFFRSSSRVRSKADSAPAPVLDYANAPPDIRILVRNRQYAHIVRPQDGLQFDEESLHFAWKAIDHDMAYVPGGCVVLHGEYATTTADGPSLVPQTLGTSEVEPLFIDRWCVTNADFKRFVDDGSYDDVHLWPEQVLTNVLQFVDKTRHPGPSSWKDGAPLPGTEAQPVTGVSWYEANAYAQWAGKRLPTSAEWQRAATWSLSNSDSLQEARYPWGNSFDPGFANTWASGKHHVASIHDFIKGSTPDGIRQLVGNVWEWINTQYLLAATDEIAVHATDSMAEIRGGAFDSYFHSHTTCQSRSADVLTARKPNIGFRCCFSSSGLEPPETSGN; this is translated from the coding sequence GTGCCACTTGCAACACTATTCACCCGGCCACTGAGCTTCTTCCGATCGTCGAGTCGAGTACGCTCGAAAGCCGATTCCGCTCCAGCGCCAGTTTTGGACTACGCGAACGCGCCACCAGACATTCGCATCCTGGTTCGCAATCGCCAATATGCCCATATCGTCCGTCCGCAAGACGGTCTGCAGTTTGACGAAGAATCACTGCACTTTGCTTGGAAGGCCATCGATCATGACATGGCCTACGTCCCTGGCGGCTGTGTCGTTTTGCACGGCGAATATGCCACGACCACTGCCGACGGCCCATCACTTGTTCCGCAAACGCTTGGCACCAGCGAAGTCGAACCTTTATTCATCGATCGTTGGTGTGTGACCAACGCAGACTTCAAACGTTTCGTCGATGATGGGTCATACGATGATGTGCATCTTTGGCCGGAGCAGGTACTTACAAATGTTCTGCAGTTCGTCGATAAGACACGGCATCCAGGACCATCTTCATGGAAGGACGGTGCACCGTTGCCCGGTACCGAAGCTCAACCGGTAACTGGCGTATCGTGGTACGAAGCAAACGCCTACGCGCAATGGGCAGGAAAACGCCTACCCACCAGTGCCGAGTGGCAACGCGCTGCCACTTGGAGCCTCAGTAACAGCGACAGCCTTCAAGAAGCTCGCTACCCCTGGGGCAATTCATTCGATCCTGGATTTGCCAACACATGGGCATCCGGAAAACATCACGTCGCATCCATCCACGACTTTATCAAAGGCAGCACCCCCGACGGGATTCGCCAATTGGTTGGAAATGTCTGGGAGTGGATCAATACGCAGTATCTGCTTGCCGCAACGGACGAAATCGCAGTGCATGCGACGGACTCGATGGCGGAAATTCGTGGCGGCGCATTCGATAGCTATTTCCATTCACATACGACTTGCCAAAGCCGCAGTGCGGATGTCCTCACAGCACGTAAACCCAACATCGGATTCCGCTGTTGCTTCTCCTCCTCTGGCCTTGAACCACCTGAGACTTCAGGCAATTGA
- a CDS encoding TRAFAC clade GTPase domain-containing protein: protein MTTDTYDPPQSEEVVLCVCCDAQMASDDDYCDVCNTPAEITRSIAKRNVSPHFISVVGPSNAGKTVYLGLLLDVLCGGAKYLKGVPNGAFSLRLQEQVVAALEDRRFPEKTPNESDLWKWLHCVVTDSSKRKHKQVDFVAPDFAGEAIAMELEHPGMYPAVAHIVERTSAFLLLCDSIEVRDNGAREDLFAMKLGSYITQQQGLSHLDKSRDLTPAVAIVFTKSDTCPEAEADPRRFMENNMPRFMDYCQQNFPRHDVFSASVVGSSILMSHKTGALSRLPLHIQPRGVIEPLHWAIQNS, encoded by the coding sequence ATGACTACAGATACCTACGATCCGCCACAATCTGAAGAAGTTGTTTTGTGCGTCTGCTGTGATGCCCAAATGGCCAGCGATGACGACTATTGCGATGTCTGCAATACGCCCGCTGAAATTACGCGTTCCATTGCCAAACGCAATGTCAGCCCACACTTCATCTCTGTCGTTGGTCCCAGCAATGCCGGAAAAACCGTCTATCTCGGACTGCTGCTTGATGTCCTATGCGGCGGTGCGAAGTATCTCAAGGGTGTTCCTAACGGCGCGTTCTCACTTCGATTGCAAGAACAAGTTGTTGCCGCACTAGAAGATCGCCGCTTCCCTGAAAAGACTCCGAACGAGTCCGATTTATGGAAGTGGCTTCACTGCGTTGTCACCGACTCGTCAAAACGCAAACACAAACAAGTCGACTTTGTCGCGCCTGACTTCGCCGGTGAAGCCATCGCGATGGAACTGGAACATCCCGGGATGTACCCCGCGGTAGCCCACATCGTCGAACGAACATCGGCATTCCTGTTGCTCTGCGATTCCATTGAAGTTCGAGACAATGGCGCACGCGAAGATTTGTTCGCGATGAAACTAGGCTCGTATATCACCCAGCAACAAGGCCTATCACATCTCGATAAGTCACGGGACTTAACACCAGCAGTTGCGATCGTATTTACGAAAAGTGACACTTGCCCCGAAGCAGAAGCAGACCCGCGTCGCTTCATGGAAAACAACATGCCGCGGTTCATGGACTACTGCCAACAGAACTTCCCACGACATGATGTCTTCAGTGCTAGTGTTGTCGGATCGTCAATATTGATGAGCCACAAAACCGGAGCGTTGTCACGACTGCCGCTGCACATCCAACCACGCGGTGTCATCGAACCATTGCACTGGGCCATTCAAAACAGTTAA
- a CDS encoding ArnT family glycosyltransferase, with amino-acid sequence MSSHRPSRFLLLGLLICLVIRGGAILASKSAFVSDPDAYKAIASTISQHHVFGLTSSEGIPRAIAFRPPLYSWLLSFITVQQNVLHWWLAAFHIGLAMVTVALVFQLTRRFVLQSDPQQGLKADLFSLAAGVLVVIDPILLRQSLDVMTETLAATLSTICIVAWHRLHSDQQNSKTRTSAWAVVLGGTLALAYLCRPTFLVWSGLLVFALLVTKPLKKAFLSASIVAACVGLALVGWTMRNQVVTGHPVWATTHGGYTLLLGNNESFYDYLSGSQAGERNVGGAWDAANFINAYQHRYEGDPLEATFWSRSWPDPPKMPQSVTEYDDDRLAYRSAVSTIKRRPKLFAWSSLIRVARLWSPFPHDIEGRSRFAVVGVGMFYLVLATAVLVGILRHRHVLFEKRYWAIWLLAFTLTGVHSVYWSNMRMRAPIMPIAAMLAVVGFVRPRADEASGDGQGRD; translated from the coding sequence TTGTCGTCGCATCGACCTAGCCGTTTCTTGCTTTTAGGTTTGTTGATCTGTTTGGTCATCCGTGGGGGGGCCATCTTGGCGAGCAAGAGTGCCTTCGTCAGCGATCCAGATGCGTACAAAGCGATCGCCTCGACGATCTCACAGCACCACGTGTTTGGCTTGACATCGTCGGAGGGGATTCCACGGGCGATCGCGTTTCGGCCACCGCTTTATTCTTGGCTGTTGTCGTTCATCACTGTCCAGCAGAATGTTTTGCATTGGTGGCTTGCCGCGTTTCACATCGGATTGGCCATGGTCACCGTCGCGTTGGTGTTTCAGTTGACACGACGGTTTGTATTGCAGAGCGATCCACAACAGGGATTGAAGGCGGACCTGTTTTCGCTGGCAGCAGGCGTTCTGGTCGTGATTGATCCGATCCTACTGCGTCAATCATTGGATGTCATGACCGAAACACTGGCCGCAACGCTGTCAACAATCTGTATCGTCGCGTGGCATCGTCTACATTCCGATCAACAGAACAGCAAGACACGCACGAGTGCTTGGGCTGTTGTGTTGGGGGGAACGTTGGCTCTTGCGTATCTTTGCCGGCCGACCTTTTTGGTGTGGTCTGGGCTACTGGTCTTCGCGTTGCTAGTCACCAAGCCGTTGAAGAAGGCGTTTCTATCGGCAAGCATCGTGGCCGCTTGCGTGGGCTTGGCATTGGTTGGCTGGACAATGCGGAATCAAGTTGTCACAGGGCATCCCGTGTGGGCGACCACTCATGGAGGTTACACGTTATTGCTGGGAAACAACGAATCCTTCTATGACTATCTTTCTGGCAGCCAAGCTGGAGAACGAAATGTTGGGGGCGCCTGGGACGCAGCGAACTTTATCAACGCGTATCAACATCGTTATGAAGGCGACCCTCTTGAGGCAACGTTTTGGTCAAGGTCTTGGCCTGATCCACCGAAAATGCCGCAGTCAGTGACGGAGTACGATGATGATCGATTGGCGTATCGGTCGGCCGTCTCAACGATTAAGCGGCGTCCAAAGTTATTTGCTTGGTCGTCGTTAATTCGGGTGGCACGGTTGTGGAGTCCATTTCCACATGACATCGAAGGGCGATCAAGGTTCGCCGTTGTTGGCGTCGGAATGTTCTACCTTGTACTCGCAACCGCCGTGTTGGTTGGGATCCTTCGGCACCGACATGTCTTGTTCGAAAAACGCTACTGGGCGATCTGGTTGCTCGCATTTACTTTGACCGGTGTCCATTCGGTCTATTGGAGCAACATGAGAATGCGGGCACCGATCATGCCCATCGCGGCGATGCTTGCTGTGGTCGGATTCGTGCGACCACGGGCGGACGAAGCCTCGGGTGACGGTCAGGGGCGTGATTGA
- a CDS encoding efflux RND transporter permease subunit encodes MQTLIRYAVRGRFVLSILGIAILAIAYPASTRLKTDQSVQSLFGKNDPTIRQYQDLKTWFGNDEILVLMYRDSSLASSEGMQRSEKITTQIKSLDGVTAVLSPWVLDQAAEGMSTASLPFGLGNKIEDPLPKLMRKDDPIGSGLNQIFSGYTHSIDFQHAAVVAMIDQEHSPETVEKIRTIADHWEGSPGVSEVSLIGEPVLVDQAFALVNRDGNRLAITTVILLSLVVIVSLLDVRLVLLLSLIIGWTVIVTKATMYWIGIELSLIASILTAIVTVIAVTAVLHLGVRYHGRRRRGFNRSEATQDVMTTMAAPIFWTCATDAAGFAALWFSEIQPVRQFGMMVALAALSVFAAILLFSPTCFMIAELNLGQSKLSYQVRITRSMRRLCFRVSSWFVENRWWTAIGTVVLIAVSVWIVTGAETETSFLSNFRDDSSIVVEYGRVEDNLGGAGVWDLVLEVNDPVTNDQLEIVRTLERQLIDELGPIGLSKAISIADATEVIGRSNAGKWLPAALRIEAMRTRLPSFIAALVSDPLPSKAQRRKLRIMLRSPEGLPAAQKRTLMNRTTEIAQQYIDRGELVHVANEPAPTAMVTGYYVIMTKLVDQLVQDQWRCFAAATALIWLLMCFATRSIRQATAALVPNLLPAFLVLSAVSISGGTINMGAAMIAAVSVGLSIDGSVHLLMVYRRRRKIGRKSEAAAVSAAGNIGAPVLLATIALVAGFSVLSTSEFIPTATFGTLVAWTLIIGTWINLSLLPALVSIGRD; translated from the coding sequence ATGCAAACTTTGATCCGATACGCCGTCCGGGGCCGATTCGTTCTTTCGATTCTCGGCATCGCCATTTTGGCGATTGCCTATCCGGCGTCAACGCGATTGAAGACGGACCAAAGCGTTCAGTCGCTCTTTGGTAAAAACGATCCCACGATTCGACAGTACCAAGACCTGAAAACGTGGTTCGGCAATGATGAAATCCTCGTCCTGATGTATCGCGATTCCTCGTTGGCAAGCAGCGAAGGAATGCAGCGAAGTGAGAAAATCACGACCCAGATCAAATCACTCGACGGAGTCACCGCAGTCCTTTCTCCTTGGGTACTCGACCAAGCAGCGGAGGGCATGAGCACCGCCTCGCTTCCATTTGGCCTGGGAAACAAAATAGAAGACCCGCTACCGAAACTCATGCGGAAGGACGATCCGATCGGGAGCGGCTTGAACCAAATTTTTTCAGGCTATACGCATTCGATTGATTTTCAACATGCGGCGGTCGTCGCAATGATTGATCAAGAGCACTCGCCTGAAACGGTCGAAAAGATTCGTACGATTGCCGATCACTGGGAAGGGAGTCCCGGCGTCTCAGAAGTATCGCTGATCGGCGAACCGGTATTGGTCGATCAGGCGTTCGCTTTGGTAAATCGTGATGGAAACCGCCTCGCGATCACGACGGTCATTCTGCTTTCACTCGTGGTGATCGTTTCATTGCTGGACGTTCGACTGGTCCTGCTGCTGTCGCTGATCATTGGCTGGACTGTGATCGTCACTAAAGCAACGATGTACTGGATCGGAATCGAACTGTCATTGATTGCTTCGATCCTGACAGCGATCGTCACAGTGATCGCCGTAACCGCCGTATTGCACCTTGGCGTCCGTTACCACGGACGAAGACGACGCGGATTCAACCGTTCGGAAGCGACACAAGATGTGATGACGACGATGGCGGCGCCGATCTTTTGGACGTGCGCAACCGACGCAGCGGGATTTGCAGCTCTTTGGTTTTCCGAAATTCAACCCGTCCGTCAATTCGGCATGATGGTCGCACTTGCGGCGCTATCCGTCTTCGCTGCAATACTGCTGTTCTCGCCAACCTGCTTCATGATTGCGGAACTGAATCTGGGACAATCGAAACTGTCTTACCAGGTACGAATTACGCGAAGCATGCGTCGGCTTTGCTTCCGCGTTTCCAGCTGGTTCGTCGAAAATCGATGGTGGACCGCCATCGGAACGGTCGTTTTGATTGCAGTATCAGTTTGGATTGTCACCGGAGCAGAAACAGAAACCAGCTTCCTTAGCAACTTCCGCGATGACAGTTCGATCGTGGTCGAATATGGGCGAGTAGAAGATAACCTTGGTGGCGCTGGTGTGTGGGACTTGGTTCTCGAAGTCAATGATCCGGTGACGAACGATCAACTTGAAATCGTAAGAACACTGGAACGCCAACTGATCGACGAACTCGGACCGATAGGTCTTTCCAAGGCGATTAGTATCGCAGACGCTACCGAAGTGATCGGCCGATCGAATGCCGGCAAGTGGCTTCCCGCGGCTCTGCGTATCGAAGCGATGAGAACTCGATTGCCATCTTTCATTGCAGCTCTGGTGTCCGATCCGCTACCCAGTAAAGCACAACGCCGCAAGTTGCGGATCATGCTACGCAGTCCTGAAGGGCTTCCTGCGGCTCAGAAACGGACGTTGATGAATCGCACGACGGAAATCGCACAACAATATATCGATCGCGGTGAACTGGTGCATGTTGCAAACGAACCGGCACCAACAGCAATGGTGACCGGCTATTACGTCATCATGACCAAACTGGTCGACCAATTGGTACAAGATCAGTGGAGATGCTTTGCCGCCGCGACAGCGCTGATTTGGCTGCTGATGTGCTTTGCGACCCGCAGCATCCGTCAAGCGACAGCCGCCTTGGTTCCCAATCTACTTCCGGCTTTTCTTGTCCTGTCGGCAGTCTCGATTTCAGGTGGCACCATCAATATGGGCGCGGCGATGATCGCGGCCGTTTCGGTCGGACTATCGATCGATGGCTCGGTGCACCTGCTGATGGTGTATCGACGACGTCGGAAAATCGGTCGCAAATCGGAAGCCGCTGCAGTTTCCGCAGCCGGAAATATCGGGGCACCAGTCCTGCTAGCAACGATCGCGTTGGTCGCAGGATTTAGCGTTTTGTCGACGAGCGAATTTATCCCGACGGCAACCTTTGGCACTCTTGTCGCATGGACATTGATTATCGGCACCTGGATCAATCTCAGTCTGCTGCCCGCTTTGGTCAGCATTGGCAGAGACTAA
- a CDS encoding EAL and HDOD domain-containing protein, producing the protein MEKAFVGRQPILTSSQEVYGYELLFRSSETSAADFRDGDHATASVLLGAFTDIGIETLVGEKQAFINTTRNLLINRTLQCLPKDRMVLEVLEDIEPEPEILAAIHELREMGYAIALDDFVFRPELMPLIELADVVKIEFPAIDHSELKQHVQRLRDSGIKTVLAEKVETQEEFEQCLDAGCDLFQGYFFSKPQVISRGKMQSNVAAVIQLVSELQDPNITPIDVEHIIQMDANLSYRLLRFVNSAGAGTTRKIESLRQATALMGIHRLRSLASMLVLTGLDERKPKELINLAMTRAKTCELLAKETSSEVPERFYTLGLFSVLDAMLDQPMEEVLELLPLASEINDALLDHSGPMGDVLKSVLNYEKGTAAASTVGFTKVADAYQQSLQWLSESGLTL; encoded by the coding sequence ATGGAAAAAGCTTTCGTCGGTCGCCAGCCAATTTTGACTTCTTCACAGGAAGTCTATGGCTACGAACTACTATTCCGATCCAGCGAAACGTCGGCTGCCGACTTTCGTGATGGCGACCATGCAACCGCATCTGTTCTGCTAGGCGCGTTTACCGACATTGGGATCGAGACTCTGGTTGGTGAAAAACAAGCCTTCATCAACACGACCCGGAACCTGCTAATCAACCGAACTTTGCAGTGCCTTCCCAAAGACCGAATGGTTTTAGAAGTCCTCGAAGACATCGAGCCTGAGCCAGAAATCCTTGCGGCCATTCACGAACTACGTGAAATGGGTTATGCGATCGCACTGGACGATTTTGTTTTTCGTCCAGAATTGATGCCCCTAATCGAACTGGCTGATGTGGTCAAAATCGAATTCCCAGCGATCGACCACAGCGAACTGAAGCAACACGTACAACGACTACGCGATTCGGGGATCAAAACGGTGTTGGCCGAAAAAGTCGAAACACAGGAAGAGTTTGAGCAATGCCTTGACGCTGGCTGTGACTTGTTCCAAGGATATTTCTTCAGTAAGCCGCAAGTCATCAGCCGCGGCAAAATGCAGTCCAACGTCGCCGCTGTTATTCAATTGGTTTCGGAGCTGCAAGATCCCAACATCACTCCGATCGATGTTGAACACATCATCCAAATGGATGCGAATCTGTCTTACCGGCTACTGCGTTTTGTAAACTCAGCCGGAGCCGGTACGACGCGCAAAATCGAGTCACTTCGGCAAGCAACCGCACTAATGGGAATCCATCGATTGCGTTCACTCGCTTCGATGCTTGTCCTCACGGGGCTCGACGAACGGAAACCGAAAGAACTGATCAACCTAGCGATGACACGTGCAAAGACATGTGAACTGCTAGCCAAAGAAACGTCTAGCGAAGTTCCCGAACGGTTCTACACACTTGGACTGTTCTCGGTACTCGACGCGATGCTTGACCAGCCGATGGAAGAAGTGCTGGAACTGCTTCCGCTTGCCTCAGAAATCAATGACGCATTGCTCGATCATTCAGGACCGATGGGCGATGTTCTCAAGAGCGTCTTGAACTATGAGAAAGGCACAGCGGCGGCATCGACCGTGGGCTTCACTAAAGTGGCCGATGCCTATCAACAGTCGCTTCAGTGGCTCAGTGAAAGCGGCTTAACTCTTTGA
- the ilvB gene encoding biosynthetic-type acetolactate synthase large subunit — protein MSTAEAANTDNRVMTGADIVVKSLVDHGVDVLFAYPGGCSMPIHQALTRFGDSIRTILPRHEQGGGFAAQGYARATGRVGVVMATSGPGATNLVTAIADAKLDSIPMVCLTAQVPTKAIGSDAFQETPMVEVCRGITKHHYLVTSIDDLPRVMKEAFHVASSGRPGPVLVDLPKDVQLSDVTEVDLDPPMDLPGYEPAAPAIPAETVRQIAAAIKLARRPVIYSGGGVILGNASEELREFINKTGIPTVTTIMGIGSVPPENEHSLDWLGMHGAAYANYAVRDCDLLIALGVRFDDRVTGKVEAFAKDAKIIHIDIDGSELNKNKEAHIPVRGDVKQALTELNKTVTRCDIDPWRKHCTELKAKYPFTYDTEFDGILQQHAIQTLSDMTASMDTQISVGVGQHQMWAAQFYKFRKPRTWHSSSGLGTMGFGLPAAMGIQAALPDSLVIDIDGDGSFQMNIQELATCFCEELPVKVFLLNNQHLGMVVQWEDRFMDRNRAHTYLGPISHDEASGNSTAERFTYATERYPNFVQIAKGYGCGAATVRKKADLEGAIKEMIEHKGPYLLDVEVPYQEHVLPMIPGGMTVDDMIMK, from the coding sequence ATGAGCACTGCTGAAGCTGCAAACACTGATAATCGCGTGATGACCGGAGCCGACATTGTTGTCAAGTCTTTGGTAGATCATGGCGTCGACGTGCTCTTCGCATATCCGGGCGGATGCAGCATGCCGATTCACCAAGCGTTGACGCGTTTCGGTGATTCGATTCGTACGATTTTGCCACGACATGAGCAAGGCGGCGGATTTGCCGCTCAGGGTTACGCTCGGGCAACCGGACGAGTCGGTGTGGTGATGGCGACCAGCGGCCCCGGTGCGACGAACCTAGTCACCGCAATTGCCGATGCAAAACTAGACAGTATTCCAATGGTGTGCCTGACCGCTCAGGTCCCCACCAAAGCGATCGGATCGGACGCTTTTCAAGAAACCCCGATGGTCGAAGTCTGTCGCGGGATCACCAAGCATCATTACTTGGTGACCTCAATCGACGACCTCCCACGTGTGATGAAAGAAGCGTTTCATGTTGCCAGCTCCGGTCGTCCGGGCCCCGTTCTGGTCGACCTGCCGAAAGACGTTCAGCTTTCCGACGTCACCGAAGTCGACCTCGACCCGCCGATGGATTTGCCCGGTTACGAGCCGGCCGCACCTGCGATCCCCGCCGAGACGGTTCGCCAAATCGCCGCGGCGATCAAATTGGCACGTCGCCCAGTGATCTACTCCGGTGGTGGTGTCATTCTTGGCAATGCCAGTGAAGAGCTTCGCGAGTTCATTAACAAGACAGGTATTCCAACCGTCACCACGATCATGGGGATCGGTTCGGTTCCGCCAGAAAACGAACACTCGTTGGACTGGTTGGGAATGCACGGAGCTGCCTATGCAAACTATGCCGTACGCGATTGCGATTTGCTGATCGCTCTGGGCGTTCGATTTGATGACCGCGTGACCGGCAAGGTTGAAGCGTTCGCCAAGGACGCCAAAATCATCCACATCGATATCGATGGTTCGGAACTGAATAAGAACAAGGAAGCTCACATCCCGGTTCGCGGCGATGTCAAGCAAGCCCTGACGGAACTCAACAAGACCGTCACCCGCTGTGATATCGATCCGTGGCGTAAGCACTGCACCGAACTGAAGGCGAAATACCCCTTCACGTACGACACCGAATTCGACGGCATCCTGCAGCAGCACGCTATCCAAACGCTTAGCGATATGACCGCCAGCATGGACACGCAAATCAGCGTGGGCGTTGGACAGCACCAAATGTGGGCGGCACAGTTTTACAAGTTCCGTAAACCTCGTACCTGGCACAGCAGCAGCGGTCTGGGCACCATGGGATTCGGTTTGCCAGCGGCGATGGGGATCCAAGCCGCTTTGCCAGACTCGTTGGTGATTGACATCGACGGTGACGGCAGCTTCCAGATGAACATTCAAGAACTTGCGACTTGCTTCTGCGAAGAACTGCCCGTGAAGGTGTTCCTGTTGAACAACCAGCACCTCGGGATGGTTGTCCAGTGGGAAGACCGTTTCATGGATCGTAACCGCGCCCATACCTACCTTGGACCGATCAGTCACGACGAAGCAAGCGGCAACAGCACCGCAGAACGCTTCACCTATGCCACCGAACGATACCCGAACTTTGTTCAAATCGCGAAAGGCTATGGATGTGGTGCGGCAACCGTCCGAAAGAAAGCTGACCTCGAAGGCGCGATCAAGGAAATGATCGAGCACAAAGGCCCCTACTTGTTAGACGTTGAAGTGCCTTACCAAGAGCACGTTCTGCCGATGATCCCCGGCGGCATGACCGTCGATGACATGATCATGAAATAA